Below is a genomic region from Miscanthus floridulus cultivar M001 chromosome 1, ASM1932011v1, whole genome shotgun sequence.
ggcgtgtCGAGCAATTTGTTGGGCTTCGgttctttcaggtgggagaacctcctcgaggaggtaggcaagtagcggtgctcgccaatcggtttgatcgagtgccaatacagcgACGTCCGTAGGTGACGTCGTTATAGAGGTACTGGGGTCAGAGCCCCTAGACGTTGGCTGGCTGTCGGGGTGTGTCTGGGTCGTaccttccaggatgcgggcgAACGGCTCGTGGGCGTCATTGATGAAGACTCCGCTCAGGGACGGATCTCACCTGGCGGCAAGTTTTGCAAGGAAAACGGCAGCGTCGTTGTCCCTTCAagggacgtgatgcagttcgattccctagaatttgtcctcgagcttacgcacctcttggcagtatgctatcatgaggggacttttgtaggaggattccttcatgacctgatcaatgactagttcCGAGTTGCCATggacgtagagtcacgtagcgtcgagctcgatggcgatgtgtagtccgttgataagggcctcatattctaCGGCGTTGTTTGAAGCTggaaagtggaggcggatggcgtagcggagcctacttccatctggggagatcagaaccactccaacccccgagccaggcgccattatggacccgtcgaagtacattgtccaatactcgtgGGAGACGTCCTGggccggtagctggacctccatccattcggtgatAAAGTccgcgagagcctgagacttaatcatGGTGCgaggggtatacctgatgtcatggcccatgagttcaagggcccacttagagattcgtcCCGCGGCGTCAtgattgcggatgatgtctccgagtgggtatgaagtgatgactgtgacttcgtggttgatgaagtagtgtaggagcttcctggcgGCCATTAAcacggtgtataggagtttctacacctgggggtaccagaccttagggtcggtaagcacttctccaacgaagtatatgggtcgctgcactttgagctggtgtcccggttcctccctctctatgaccagggcagcgctcaccacatggttacttgccacgACGTAAGGGAGGAGGGGGTTCTCCCTGCtagggagcgacgaggattggggccaacgttaggaatgttttgaggctttcgagagcctactgggcttccttagtctagacgaaggcgtccgtctttttgaggagcttgtcgAGCGGCATCCCTCGTTCACTGAGctaggagatgaagcggcttaaggcagccagGCAACCGGTGAGTCTCTGCACGCCCTTaacattgcgtatggggcccatgttggagatggccgtgatcttttcggggttggctttgatgccacactCAGATACAATGTATCCCAGcagtttcccctttggaacctcgaaaacacacttttcgggatttagcttgatgttgaaccttcgaaggttcacgaACGTCgcagccaagtttgcgatcaggtcacaagcttgagccgttttgaccactatatcatcaacatagacggcgatcgttggttttggccgctcggcctGATCGGGCTAGTTGAGCAGgttgatttggtcggcgaagcattgctgcatgcacctttggtaggtggcaccagcgttcttcatgccaaaaggcatggttacgtagcagtatgaaccatacggggtgatgaacgaggttgcgagttgatcgcactctttcatcgcgatctggtgatagcctaagtaggcatctagaaaggagaggatttcgcaacccgaggtggagtcaattatcttGTCTATGCGCGGTAATGGCAaatgatcctttgggcacgctttgttgagtccagtataatcgacgcatattctccacttcccggtctttTTTCTGACCAggacgggattggcaagccagtcggaatggaagacctccctgatgaacCTGGCTGCCAAGAGTTTGGTgatttcctcgcctatggccctgcgcctttcatcgtcgaagcgacgcaggcgttgtTTGGTGAGTTTAGAGCCCGGGGtaaggcatagtgcatgctcggcgacctcctagGGTATCCCTAGCATGTCAGacggcttccatgcgaagacatcatggttgtcgcgcaggaagtcgacgagctcgcgtTCCTATTTGGCCAGAAGCTAGGTCCTGACCCGGACTGTCTTGGTTGGGTTAGTGGGATCgacacccaccgccttggtttcctcgagtgggtggaaggccattgaggaggttggtttgttgcagtctgggactgtaGGGGATGACGACTCCCCGAGCTGTAGGAGCTTGGACGAGTTGACGACCGTGGTGGCGAGGTCGTAGTGCTCGCGGTCACACTCGAAGGCGTGTGAAAAGGTGCTACTCACTGTGATGATAccgtttggtcccggcatcttcagcttgaggtaggtgtagttggggatcgccatgaatcttgcgtagcatggccaccccaaaatggcatggtaggaccccagaaagtctaccacttcgaaagtgaggaccttcgagcggaagttggctcggctgctgaatgtgacgggcagatcgatctgtccgagcgggtatgcctgcactcttgggattaccccatggaagggggagcctgCCAGGTGGAGCtctgatcgggggatgcgcatggcatcgagggtgtcgacgtacagGATGTTGAGACCACTGCccccgtccattagcaccttggtgaggcgcttcttgtggacgatggggtcgacgacgagtggatagcgtcctggtcttgcgacgtgggagggatggtccctttgatcataggtgatcggagattccgaccagctgaggaaggaggggacgaccgtttcggcggcgcatgcctccctgtagcgtaccttatgctAGCGTTTGGACCAGACGGCGTCagacccaccgaagatcatgatgcactcatcAGGTTCAAGGAAACTGTCCCCGTCCTTGCCTGCCGTGCCACCCCTCCTGACTGCCGACTCCTTGCCGTCCCCCTCCTTTGGCGCGCTGGCCTGTcagaggaaacgtttgaggagctcacactccTTGATGAGGTGTTTGATAGGATAGGCGTGATTGGGGCacggaccatccatgagtttgttgaagtggtcaggcagtccctgttggggcaGCCTGGGCGCGCGTTCAGCTACGGCGATCAACGCGGTGTCGTTCGACCGGCGTCGATCCTTCCTGTTCTTGCTTGCCCCttctgagtggaggggccttcatCTGGGTCCACacgcttgggcttgcctttgtcccggcctccgCTAAAGActgctccgactgcctcctcgctagaggcatggttggtggcgacgtcgagcagattGCGGGTGGTGCGGGGTTTTAAGCAgctaagcttgtggattagggacttgtagtttgtcctagagaggaaagcACTGATGACGTCTACgttgacgacatcagggagggagttacaaCATTGGGAAAACCTACGGAAGTAATCCCGCAGGGATTCGCTGGGTtcttgctggcagctcttgaggtcctaggagtttcccggacggacgtacgtcccctggaaattcccgacgaagaccctcttgaggtctgtccAGTCGCGGATActgtcgtgtggaaggaattcgagccatgcccgaacatgctcCCCTACGCAAATGGAAAGATACtggatgatgaaaaagtcatcatccactcctctagctcgataggcgagccagaagtcttcaagccaaatgcctgggtttgtctccccggtgtatttggtgatgttggtgggaggcCAGAAACGCTGCGGAAATGGCGCTCTCCGGATGCGCCGGCTGAAGGCCCATGGCcccgggccctcagggctaggactccgatcATCTGGCCGGCGATCGCGCCTGGGGCCCGTTTCTCCGCTTCCCTCGATGATTCGGTCAGGGTCCATGTCGCCTGCTGCCGTATGGCGGTCATCGTTACCGTGTCGAGCTCAACGACGGTTGCTAGCGATGCTACGAGCGTCCTGGTGCGGTCAATGTGGAGCAGGCGCCCGGCTGGACCGTGGCGCGGCTGCCACTCCCCGAGCTGAGCCTGCCGGCTGCGGCGGCGAGCAAACGGACTGATCCGATTGGTGCGTCCCCgtccccctggtggggagagagggcgaggGTCAGAGTCACGAcgtggagctttccgcctgttggatGGCGGTGgcctctactagaacccagaggttccggtagactaccCGCTCCTGAGGGTCAACGGGCTCAGGAACATCACGGAGAAGCATTGCTAcagcagcgatattctggccGGCCCGGGCAAATTGTGGGACATCATTCCCTTCGCTCATGATGTCGTgctgaacctgacgagcgcgaccCCAGGCGCCACCCGCCAGGCCaggcgcatggggcgcaacatgcTTGTACCGATGACGCCGGTGCAGACGACGGCTGACTCTACcatcgttgtcgtaattcctcagcgTGTGCTTGTGCAGACACGAGGGCTCCCACatgtgggtctagaggggtgtgggtctgcaTAGACTCCGCAACAACCGGCGGTTGTCGcggagcgtctgccatagcgcactcccgggacggacAGTGATGGGGTGCCACATCATCGATGCTtgaaccgtcgctctcgccatCATCATTCAGAAGTTTGTGAGGAATGGCAGAGGAACAAAGCCCACTACTCCCACGAACTCGGACAtgaggggggatggtgccagcatccctcggagcccccgagcgtaggcGTCCACGGAGGACGTAGgaccgtaggggaaccgatcgtatggcGTTTGTGGCGTGGGCGGTACATTTCCTCCGGGTGACTAgtgagagatagtaaataaagagtgagtagcacgcatattacttacagtggggtttgagcagagagtttgctcgaaatgaagcgtagatgccgcgCCGTCGAAGTTGCGTgtcctggagtcgatggaggacatccccccgacgggtgccgggtcacgagcctcctcgcggaggtggagcaCGCTGAGCCGGTcggtgacgaagtccaggctcccaaagcggaaggcctggaatggctcgaagacgggtggaacccgcatcccgacgGGCGAGACTGTagggaactccagcgagccgaaatgAATCGTATCGTcggagcccgccacggcgggagtggcggaaaaatgggccatccaatgaccaaaaggtgttgaacgtacatcgtcttccccacggacggcgctaactatcggtgtagaaagtgaccaactagtaaatatttgtagttttgctgtacgttatgatcggagatggcctagcacacaatgacataggatttatactagttcaggcaacgtgccctacatccagtcggggtcggtcgacgactttattcctgagcccaggtgctcaaagtctgtagtgggggtacaaatgagaaggaggaaggtgggatacaagaggttcggttagCTCAGATCGaaagggttgcggtcggaactgGGTGATCCTATGGTTgagagtgttgatgtcgatctagtgagtctgagcttcaaGAAGTCGATCTCCtctggttggagggagcgcatccccttttatagatgaaggggatggctttttacaggcgagagggagagagtacaaatatttctaagccttgctgcctacggtgatgaaaactggataatggttgaagcctcccaatactgtcgatgtcgctataggatgtcagatgtgtacgAAAGGTGGAGCTATCTTcctcaggaaggatggacgtcggtacctgcagaatacttctggatgcctagtggcatgtgaggagctgtgctatgttcacccggtatggcaaatcctagagcccataccgcaatcggtgtccagagacacgcggagggggcttaccatatgggagtttctagcggcccctacaatactttgtgtcagggtggctgcagaagcactgcttcgtgcagggtatggtccctggtacagtggtgttgacttgcAAGCcacgccttgcctttctccgcacgccttctggttctttccgaacGGGCGTCCCCGGTTGGATGGTCCCCAGTCAGTTCTGGcccgccagtcggagaagagcggtgagctggcttcccgcgagccccggtcgtggggtcggagtcgcggggtcggagtccgaggcggtcctcgggtcaggctttctgaGTGGAGGCCATGCGGAGGTAGTCGGGGCCTAACGCTAGCGcttcgatcggagaggccattcggagCTGGCCTGAGCCTTAGCTAGTGTTCtggtcggagagatgggccgaaggcagcctaggcctgaagcgagtgctccggtctgttggttTTAGACTTTCGAACCGGTCTAGAAAAAAGAAAGGCCattttcctaggccgagccctggcgtggaagccggtccccgagggaccctgggtttatgaacccgacaatagaAATAGCTTAATATTTTACATTCTAAgttgaactttgaaaattaatatcaattcacataagtatccaaaaattatgaaataaattatgttgagttcctaaaaatgttatctacctgatagtatggttagtttatatatatctgtgttgatgctaaggtctattaaatcatttagaagtgttaatgttatttagattaataattataggaattttgtggtaaattggtaatagctttagccatgaatttttttacagtagatttgttagattattatgtgctcactgtaatttttgtagccttagaataggttgagaaatatggtggctaagtactccttgttgtagtatatatattaaatcgataataagaataaggatgcctttagttgctgaGATAATACGTGAAATATTCTATACCTGTTAGTAGGAATAATAGGTAGCTTAGTATCGTAGTCATTAGAGTTAACTtggtagatgtatttttattttaagagttgcggttgccgtattactaagtgttgcatcatcattttatgtatgtagataacgagttggtagagttcgtgactgcgagcgagcaggagtacgaggagataatCGAGGAGTACTACGAGGAGATTCTCGTCTAGGAGGGAGCccggagccatcagttgctgactttgctaacaccccgcctgcccaaggcaagccccggtgcataacccttattttgaatgatcactggatatatatatatatatatatatataaatatatatatatatatatattattttgaatgatcactggatatatatatatatatatatatatatatatatatatatatatatatatatatatatatatatatatatatatatgagtgctactagcataggtcgagtagctgctagcttaggtttttcggtagcgtgagtaacctgccattactcataacaggtgattattattatcactctcataataaaatggtgaaaggaaaaatggagatcgggcagggatgtatgggtattgatgggtgtaagaggttgtatccTGCGACCAATGGGACATAGCTTGATTATACTGTTTTTcttgtccgtgtcgattaaggaccggccattgcattgggttctaggcaagtcacagacttattatcctgaacacatacttgtgtataggCGTGGGAAGGCTCATtgttctcttgtcatgggttccggctctttccggatcgactgattgaagacggggatggtggaggtctaagcaccgtactgagtccgggactcaggagcgggggcttggagtccaagtttggatggaaacctggaccccatgataggagaatgtgggttgatcctgcttgtgCCGGGGGTACAAACGGGACGTGTGTTTCATGGTACCCAGCTGGACACATTAATTCGCGAATCGTCGACGATCCGGTAtagcttgtctacagtctagcaccgtagtaagaactagaagatgagaggtggtgaaatggaactgtttgtTCAACTCtcgcttgaaagtagaacatatgcttacatagaatggttagataatgaactaatcatgaccgctaataataaacatacacaAGGATTCACTATTGGTATTGCTTTCCGTAAAAGAAAACTCAACAAACCAAAAAGCTTATCATaccctttggagtcgggaaatttattcccacttgtcgggtaagtcttgcgattacattatgtactcagggtttatttacccctgttgtaggtgcagcttgaagagtagctattgtgtggaggattcttctggtgagcacagacgaatccttgtatattatcgatagatgtttattttcattccgctgttcaaattccgcactctaaactctcgttttgtaataatgtatttctaagaactctggttgtatgaaatggaataagtattgtaaactcgttctcattattggatcctggaggtaaaatgtggattattcgagttctcccttggggtgtgctcgacggaatccgccCAATGTAGCTTGCCttcggggtgtttagtgtctgATGGAAAACGAGCGCCTcggaaggtgtgttatttcgggcagtTCTACCGCACAGCTTTTCGCTTATAACAGCATAAAAGACAAGTCCAGCaacgattttggaggtaatgaaCAAATACTGCCCTACATTAATTGATTGCAATTAGACAGCTCCGGAGGTTCTATTTTGCTCTGATCACTGTTCTTTCCAGGATCATTGAATTAGCCTAACTTAATAGATGGTAATCGATCATACAAACAAAATCTAATTTTTATTTGGCCTGAAAAATAAGAGCCAGTAACTGAATAATGTTTCAATTTATTCAAGCTTGGACCTCCTGCCATTGTCAAGTTTATGTCATTGATTTAGTTTTTAGCAATCCTTCATCATTTTTATACCTTGCGCTTGGGGATATGGACATTTTATTACATGATGTGCCAGGCTTTTGATAACATAAGCTCCAGAGTTTTGTTACCCAAATTGCAAACTATTCGTTATTAAGATTAGGAATATGAATGTACTGTGTATTACTTCTTTTTATTCATGAGAAGCAGATTATGTTGGCTAAGATAGCTCAaggttgcaggtgagcctcaacCACAATGCTTTTGATTCGAGAACCATGAAGATGAAGCCAAACAGTGTGCTGTTAAATTTAGTGGAGAAAAGCAAGATCATCTTATCTGAACTCAATCATACACAGCAGAAGCAGATATACTTTTATTTAAGAACAAAAAAATATTGAATGATCAAGATGGTTAAGAACCCCTAAAATTCTTTGGTCCAGCCAAATGAACCAGAATAAATTCTTTGGTCCACCAAATGAATCAGAATAAACTTCATTCATTCCCCAGAGGACCAGTATCAGTTTTAGGAGCATCCAGATTTCCAGAGGAAACGCTTGGTTTGCTTCTAATCAGAGCTTTATTTCATATGATGTGCTATCTATAACATATACCTTCAGGCTTCAACAAGAATTCCAGTTCTTATGCGTGCTGATCAACGCCGAGAGCAGGCCAGCTGATGCCATCAGCGTGGAGCTCCCGAGCAAACCCTTGCCATCGGTGACGTCTCCCAGCGCCATGACGGCATCCGCCACGTCCTGCACCACTGACATCCGCTTCAGCAGCAGCTTACCCTGCATCGTCTTCACCGCCTCGCTCTCCTTATCACAGTCCTCCGCGAGCCGCTTCTTTATCGAAGATTCGATCTTGGCCACCTCCTCCAGCTTAATCGCAACGGAGCCGACGTAGCCCAGCAGCTCAGCCCAGGCACTGAGGCGCTGGAGGCGCGGGAGAAGGTGCGCAGGCAGGAGCCCGGCCTTGGCGAGCCAGACGAACTGCTCGACGAAGTAGTAGACGCCCTCGCCGCCGTAGGCGAGTAGCGCGAGCGCCGGGGGAGGGTGCGGGTGGGCGCGGAGGGCGTTGAGGGACTGCACGAACTTGCCGAGACGAAAAGCCTTGCGGCTGAGGCCGACGCTGGACTCGAAGGACTTGAGGCGGGCGGAGGCGCCGGGGGGCAGCGGCGGCCCAGCGGCGAGCGCGAGGCGCGCGGCGTAGCGGGAGATCTTGAGGAGCTTGTCGACGCCGTCGCGGCGGCCGAGATAGGCCTCGAGGTGGGCGAGGAAGTCGCGGGCTGGTTGGCGCGcgtcggccgcggccgcggccgcggccgcaggCGTGGGAGTGGGGGACTCGGAGGAGGCCATGGCGGCCGGCGTGCGATTGCGGGACTCGGAGGAGGCCACGGCGGCCAGCGTTCGCGTTGACGTGGAAGCGGTGGGACACCGGTGCGGGGTCGTAGACCGAGCTGGCGGCGATTGCGTGTTCGATGCGGCCGACAGTCGTGTAGGGGATTGGGGATTTCGTCCCGGTTCGAAACCGTCTGGGAGAGGGCGACGACGAATCATTTGGAGTGACGAAGCGGGGCCACATGCCAGACAAAGAGCTCGATTGGTCAAATCGACAGAACGAGACGTGTCAAAAACGTGGACAAATtttcgtttcaaaaaaaatgtgGAGAAAATTAGGAACTGCTTTGCCTGGGTGCACTCTCCCGCCCGGTCCCCGGTGGGTGGCGGCTGCGGGGAGGGGAGATCGGCGAGTTCGGGCCTTCGGGGCGAGCCAGCGCCCGATCGCGGAGGAAGGAACAGAGGACTGGGCCGGCCTCTGGCGACGATTTAAGCTGGAAGGAAGGACGGCgagggaggtggagtacgaccGATGGCAATTCAGAAACGAGCCCAAGGTCGACCGGCATGCCGCATAGCCCAGTGAGGTCTGGCCCTCTCCTTTTCCTATCGCCAGCGAGCtgattttttaattttaattcaaaaaataCTATATTAAAAAAGTGTACATAAACTAAATTTTTAGAAACTATAGTCTTTTCAGTTAGGTCATAGACATGGTGCAATCGTTACAGACACGCCACATGCATTTACATGACTAACTAGACGTGCTGACACGTACAAGAAACACTTTTCATGTAGACCATCGACACGTGGCAGAATAAAGTCATGTCATCGCGAATGGCGTATTGGAACAACTGAGTCATGCCAAGATGAATGTGTGCAGATCTTCAACAGTTAAGTCTTAGCCCGATAAATCAAAGCTAACTAAAATAAAGGCAATTAACTCTGAACATGAAAAATAGATTCATTACTTTGGTTAAAGTTTACTAAAATAGATTCTATGAAGTAGGGAATTTGGGAGTTAagttatcgggttcataaacccagggtccctcatgtaCCGGCTTCTCAACAAAGGTTCGGCCTTGCAGACGACGTTGCGGACGACGCGCAACTCAagggctggcccaaatacctaaacgacaaGCCAGAGGGCTGATCCAATCGCCGACctgaaggcctggccgagaaggaacgatgcccgcttctgactccggcccacctctccaatcggaaggcctcgctaaggaggaacaacgctcgcttctgaccccggcccgcctccggacggcctctccgaccagaaggcctggccaaacaccacttccgactccaacccgtgTCTCCGACAGGGGATACGCCGAGCCCCTACTTACAGCCCCTCTTCGACtgacgcaatcagagccgactgggaccaaccaaccggggacgcccgcttggtgaGGACCAGAAAATGAACGGAGAAAAGTAggcagggcacacaagtcaaccgcaataccgaggaccgtaccatatacacatgcaggACAGTATcaacagggcatgtcagaagggtaccctgcaaccttcctagcgtgacagaacccaagcagtgttgtgggcgccgacatttactctacagtgttgtgggcgccatcaactcccatactagacaaacacggtaaggctccccccacatgcctccaggcatcaacaatgttgtgggcatcggcatttaccataccaggcgaacatggtaaaaccccctacatgcctctggacatcaacagtATGATAGGCACCGATGGCTGCCATACCGGAAGAAGACGACGCCATCTCCCACATGCATATGAcatttaacagtgttatgggcgtctacaatcatcttgtacccgacggcgtgggcgacATGACTTAGTAACATGcgtactctctctctcgcttgtaaggccgtccccttcacctataaaaggggatgcgctctctcccaacagatataGCCCTCAGTTCACCCAGGCaccacaacagaaccaccaggttcaaaccttgagcacacgctcgaacactcagcacatagcggagctcccgtcactcttggcccttcaagacaagagtccgaccggacctcttgtaccccccatctttctgccttccgtttgtaaccccacaacaaacttcgagcacctaggctcagaaataaagtcaccgaccaactcaaactggacgtatggcacgttgcctgaaccagtataaaccctatatcattgagtgctgggccaccttcgatcacaaggtacagcaaaactataaatatttatgtgttggtcactttctgcaccgacagttggcgtcgtccgtggaaaagacgttgtacgttcacacttttggtcatcggatggcccacttttctgccatctccgccatggtgggctcaagcgatatgactcactttggctcgttggagtttcccgTACTCCCACCTGTTTGgacgtgggttccacccgtcttcgagccgtcctaggccttcctctttgaaaACCTAGACTTTATCACCGACCAgctcagcgtactacacctccgcgaggagacacCCATCCCGGCGCCCGTCAGAGGGATGCCCTCCGTCGGCTCTAGGACACACAacaacttcaacgacgaggcgactgcgcttcattccgagcaaacgctctactcaaaccccactgtgagtaacgtacgctttgttatttactcgctatttactatctttcgcCGATTCTCcgaagggaccccgttgtccgcATCGCGACCGCCATGCGATTGGTtctcctatggcctcgcgtcccccatggACGTGTATGCCTAGGGGCTCCAAAAAATGTTGATGcctcctctcacatccgaattcatggagatggcgagctatgctcccacctgttttcTCGACCTCATAGATGACGATGTCAAGAGCgacagctccagcatcggtgatgtggcacctagccatcgTCTATctcaggagtgcgctatggcggatgctttaGGACGGccgccggtggtagcggagtccttgcaaactcacacccctccagaccctcgTGCGGGGCCCTCACGCTCACACAAAGGCACGATGAGGAGCTATGACAACGGTGGCAAAACTAGCCGCCACCTACGCTGGCGTGCTCGGCGCACCACGCTATGCCCCGTGCACGTAACCCAGCAAGCGGC
It encodes:
- the LOC136496076 gene encoding peroxisomal membrane protein 11-3-like: MASSESPTPTPAAAAAAAADARQPARDFLAHLEAYLGRRDGVDKLLKISRYAARLALAAGPPLPPGASARLKSFESSVGLSRKAFRLGKFVQSLNALRAHPHPPPALALLAYGGEGVYYFVEQFVWLAKAGLLPAHLLPRLQRLSAWAELLGYVGSVAIKLEEVAKIESSIKKRLAEDCDKESEAVKTMQGKLLLKRMSVVQDVADAVMALGDVTDGKGLLGSSTLMASAGLLSALISTHKNWNSC